One genomic window of Aethina tumida isolate Nest 87 chromosome 3, icAetTumi1.1, whole genome shotgun sequence includes the following:
- the LOC109593997 gene encoding DDRGK domain-containing protein 1, whose protein sequence is MDITFLIAIAAVLAVIILIIGLYLKSKQPKVRENRARPVPNRAREGGPRRAQLARNRGARLRANAVHQEDAESEGDEVPAHEDVELPDGKLGAKKRAKLEAKAEKKAAREAEEQLRAQKKKEAALAEEERKKQEEREKAEEKRREEEEKRAKEEKERREYEEYLKMKEAFSVEEEGFEEGEEGDQQNLLQEFVNYIKTNKVVVLEDLAAQFKLKTQAAIDRIKDLQSDNILTGVIDDRGKFIYVSQQEMEAVAKFIKQRGRVSIAELAENSNKLINLTPSTTVVK, encoded by the exons atggacaTAACATTCTTAATAGCGATTGCAGCTGTTTTAGCAGTAATCATTCTTATAATCGGGTTGTACTTAAAATCCAAACAACCCAAAG TTCGCGAAAACAGGGCCAGGCCCGTACCGAATAGGGCAAGGGAGGGTGGTCCCAGAAGAGCCCAACTTGCCAGAAACAGGGGAGCTAGATTGAGAGCAAATG ctgTCCACCAAGAAGATGCAGAGTCTGAAGGTGACGAGGTTCCCGCTCATGAAGATGTGGAATTACCTGATGGTAAACTTGGCGCAAAAAAACGTGCCAAATTGGAGGCCAAGGCTGAAAAGAAAGCTGCAAGAGAAGCTGAAGAACAGTTGAGAGcgcaaaagaaaaaagaagcAGCTCTAGCTGAAGAGGAGAGGAAGAAACAGGAAGAGAGAGAAAAGGCGGAAGAGAAGAGGCGTGAAGAAGAGGAAAAGAGGGCAAAGGAGGAGAAGGAAAGACGCGAGTATgaggaatatttgaaaatgaaagAAGCATTTTCAGTGGAGGAGGAAGGATTTGAAGAGGGTGAGGAAGGAGACCAGCAAAATTTGTTGCAAGAGTTTGTtaactatattaaaacaaacaaggtTGTTGTGCTTGAAGATCTGGCAGCCCAGTTCAAGCTCAAGACACAAGCTGCTATTGATAGAATTAAGGACTTACAAAGtgataacattttaacagGTGTTATTGATGATAGgggcaaatttatttatgtgtctcAACAAGAAATGGAAGCTGTGGcaaagtttattaaacaaagGGGAAGGGTATCCATTGCTGAATTAGCTGAGAATAGCAATAAACTCATAAACTTAACTCCTAGTACAACTGTTGTAAagtaa